The DNA region GTAGCTCTAGGAGCTAGTAAGGCTATTTTGTCGACCTCGCTTTGGCTTAACTCCCTGCCTTCGATCTTCACAATGTCTTTTTTACCCAACTTCTCACTCGGAGCATTCATAAGGAGACTCACAACAACTCCCTCACGCCCTTTAACTCCTAGGATTCGCAGGACGGCGAGGGCATTCCCCGCGGTTATGTGGTCTATGACGGTTCCGTCGCGAATCTTCTTTACCCTCAGTTCACCTTCCGCCATAACTGACCACTCTACTAAAGCCTATGATATATATCCCAGCTCAGATGATTTATGCTATTTGGTGACTACGTTGGACTTCAGCGGTAGGGACATAGTCTCTATAAAGGACTTCTCGAGGGAGGAGATCGATTATATCTTGAAGGTTTCGGGGGAGATGGAGCATACCTCCAAGACTAGTTTAAAAATGTTAGCTGGAAAGATCATGGGTACCCTCTTCTTCGAACCGAGCACCCGAACGAGGTTAAGCTTCGAGACCGCTATGAAGAGGCTTGGGGGGGACGTTATAGGATTCGCAGAGCCAGCTACCAGTGCGGTCCAGAAGGGAGAAACATTAGCCGATACCATCCGTGTGGTGGAGAACTATCTTGACGTTATAGTCTTAAGGCACCCCTTGGAAGGTTCAGCCAGACTTGCAGCTGACTATGCCTCAGTTCCAGTGATAAATGCAGGTGCTGGTGCTGAGGAGCATCCAACTCAAGCTCTACTAGACCTTTACACAATATATAAGGAGCTAGGCAAGATCGATGGGTTGAATATAGGCTTGCTGGGTGATCTCAGATACGGTCGTACAGTTCACTCATTAGCCTATGCTCTCTCACTCTACAATGTAAACCTCTACCTTATTTCTCCTGCGGAGTTAGGAATGCGGAGAGAAGTTTTGGAAGCAGTTCGTGGCAAATTCAAAATCATAGAGGAGAGCCAAAAGCTTGAGGATTTCTTACCCGTACTCGATGTGCTCTACGTTACACGCATACAGAAGGAAAGGTTCCCAGACCAAGCCGAATACGAGAAGGTCAGGGGAGCATATAAGATCACACCAGCCACCCTAAAGGGCTCCAAAGATTCACTCATCATAATGCACCCACTTCCAAGGGTTGATGAGATCCACCCAGATGTGGACTATACGAGGCATGCGGTCTATTTTAGGCAAGTTCGGAGTGGGCTCGTGACTAGGATGGCACTTTTAGCGATGGTTTTGGGAGCCATATAGTGAGAGTGGGGGTTGTTAAAGCAGCGGCAAACGCTACCTCCTAATACAAGGTTTGACCGCCAACTCAAGCAAATCTAGAAAGTTGTCTCATGGAGAAAAAAAGGGAAAGTAGGTCTAGTATTAGACCTAAGCACCCAAGAGCGTTACCATTATGCCCTTTTGGACATGAAGCCTATTCTCAGCCTGCTGGTAGATGCGGCAGTTGGGGTGGTCGAACATGTCAGCTGTTATCTCGTTACCCTTGTAGGCTGGCAGGCAGTGCATGATTATTGTGTCCGGCTTTGCGTGTTTGAGTAGCGCCGCGTTGACTTGGTAAGGCATGAAGACCTTCTTTATGGCTTCTTGAGCTGCCTTCTCTTCAGGCTTGTCCATCGCGATCCATGTATCAGTATAGATTACATCCGCATTTTTCACAGCCTTAATCGGGTCGTGTTCAATCTTTAACTCAGCGCCGGTCTTCTTGGCGTGTTCCTTGGCTACATCCCAGTACTTTGGTAGAGGATACCCGAGACTATCTGGAATTTGGCCTTTGACCTTATCGTAGTCTGGGCAACATAGTATAAAGTTCATTCCCATCATAGTGGCTGCAACGGCATTGTCTTGTGCGGTGTTCCCTTGCCCATCGCCCATATAGGCCATAGTCAGACCCTTCAGTTTCCCTTTATGTTCTAAAACCGTGTACATGTCTGTTAGCGCCTGCATTGGGTGAGCCTCATCTGACATCATGTTAAGTACTGGGACAGTTGAATACTTGCATAGACCCTCTATGGTCTTGTGAGAGTAGACACGAGCTGCTATCAGGTCGCACATGCTGCTAAGGACATTCGCTTGATCGCGTACATCCTCCCCGAAGATAATGTCCGCCGCCTCTTTCGGATATGCCTTAAGCATTAACATATGACCGCCTAGTTGCGCCATGCCTACCTCGAAAGAGACTCTTGTTCGAAGCGATGGTCTCTCCCAGACCGTTGCCAAAGTCTTCTCTCTTAGTAAAGGTGGTCTCTGTCCCTTCTTCAACCCGTCTTTGAGCTCTTTCGTCCTTGCATAATACTTGTCCACTTCCTCTTTTGTCACGTCAAGCATCGATCCAATGTGTTTGACCATATCGTACATCCTCCATTTAGTATGGTAACATGGATTTAGCGGGCTACAGCTTATAATTCTTTCGGTAAACGAGGATTTTACTACAGAATCTTCAACGTTTATGTCGGTTTTTGTCTACTTTAAACATGCCGCCGTGTCCAGGGATGATGAAGTCCGCGACCTGGATAATCTCTTCACGTTTCTTCCTGAGAGAGGCATGGTCGAAGATGAACGGAGGTTCATCTCTCTGGTTACTCCAGAATAAGTCCCCTACTATTGCCACCACACCAGCTTCTCCATCAACAATCACGCTACAATCATCATTGGAACAGTGACCAGGCGTGGGGATAATCTTGACCTTATCGGTTAGAAGAAACTCACCGCTGTAGAAAGTATACGAGCTTCCCTTGAAAGATTCAACCCCATCCACAAAGGTTGCACCACTGAAGAGGCACATATTCCCCACATGGTCAGGATGATAATGAGTTATTACGACGTAGTCTATGTCCTCCGGCGCCAACTCTTCCCCCTCCAGAAGCCGTACGATTTCACAACCTTCACCTGGGCCGCCAGTATCCACCAGAATATACTTGCCCCCATCACTTAAGAGAGAGACTGTACACATTGCCTCGCAACCATCGCCCCCTTTAAGGAACTTAAACCAGCCAGTTCGAAGAACCTTAACTTCAACCAACTTGGTCTACCTGCCAGCGTAGCTTAAAATCTCAAGTAGAGATTCGACGGTCTGGCTGAAGAATAGTTTCACGTTTAGCCTCAACTCTGCTTGTTTATTCTTGAAGGGTTTTTGACTTTCAACGCTATCCGGCCTGTTTACTATGCAGACGAACTTATCTATGTCGCTTCGCCCTGAGAGTTTACAATGCTCCAAACCTTTTGGATCATCGTCAACCACTATGGTTGGTTTGTACTCTGTTTTACTGAGCAGATCCGCCTTGGTAACTTTCCTCTTAAAGGGCTTATACATGAAATCCACACCGGTATGGAGAGGTATGCCGTAACCTGTGGTGGCATCAATCCTATCGACCTGTAACCCCTCCCTCTTTAGAATCTCCCCAACTGTGTATGGGTCCTCGGAAGTCCATATAACTCTCTTAAAGCCCCTACGCTTAAGCTCCTCCATAACCTCCTTCGTTCTAGCAGTGCGGAGGGCACTCTCCGGGTCTGTTAGGACTCTCCTCGTATATTCCTTGTCCAACAAAATAGACTTTTCAGGGTCCACGCAGTCTTCAGTTATGGAGGTAGCTCTGACAGCGTCTTCCAAGTGCCTCCTAAAGTCATAGGTACCAACTAGAGTTCCGACGAAGTCGAAGTAAACAGCGGGGATCATTGCTCTCATTAATATAGTTGGTGATAATGATATTTTAGCCTTCTTAGGTGAAATGCTCATAAGGCTCAGCTCTACTCAAAATAGTGTATGAGTGGGGTTGAGTTACAGACGCGCCAGTTGGTGGAGGGTGATTACCTCTCAAATATTCTGAAGCGTGAGAAGTACCAGTTGATAGGATCACACTCAGCTGTGAAGAAGTGCAGGTGGCTCCACGAGAGCCTTGTTAACAAGCGGCCATGTTACAAGCAGAAATTCTATGGGATATCTAGCCACCGATGCGTTCAGATGACCCCTACCCTCTACAACTGTACACTACGCTGTCTCTTCTGTTGGAGGCTCCAACCTAGCGATTTGGGTTTGGAGTTTGATGAAACTAGATTGGATATGCCGGATGAACCATCATTCATAGTCGAGAAAGCTATTGAGGCGCAGCGGCGCATTCTCTCAGGGTATAAAACACATAAGAAGATCGACCCAGAAAGATATGGTGAAGCGTTAAATCCTAAACATGCAGCCATAAGCCTATCCGGCGAGCCGACCTTATACCAGTCCTTAGGCGACCTTCTCCGAGAGTTCCACCGCAGAGGTATGACAACGTTCCTTGTAACTAATGGGACTCAACCTAAAGCTCTAGCGAGGCTCTCCCATGAGCCAAGTCAGCTTTACCTCTCACTCTACGCATATGATGAGAGCGTCTTTGAGAGAATCTGCAGACCGCAAGTAACTGATGGGTGGAAGAATATAAAAGAATCTTTAGATCTCCTCAGAAGTTTCAAGTGCCCCACAGTAATACGCCTAACTCTTGTGCGTGGGCTGAACCTTCAAAAGCCGGACGGGTATGCAAAGCTTATCTTAAAGGGTTGTAGCACCTATGTGGAGGCTAAATCATATATGTATGTGGGTTTCTCCAGGCGGAGGCTTAGGTTCGAGAATATGCCAACTCACGAAGAGATTCTCTCATTCTCACGGGAGCTGAGTAGGCTGACGGGTTATAAGTTAATAGACGAATCAGTTGAGAGTAGAGTCGTCCTCCTAAGCAGTATGGATAAACCGAAGAAACTAGGTTAGCTCACTGTAACCCCAATAATTACGGTAGTTGGAGTGAAAGCTTTTAGAGAGTTCTTTAAAACCTCTGAGGCGAAGTCTAAGTATCAGAGGTGGAGACAGTCCAAGGTAAGCAACATGGTTGAATTCGATGTTAAAGCTATAAAGGCTAAAGCAAAGAAAAATTATGAGGACGCCTGGCTCGAGACTAAGGGGCTCCTAGCAAAAAGAGGAAGATCCATCTTCTGGAATAGGACGCAGGGGAGAACTCATCCAGTCTCAGACATGATCTGGAAGCTCAGACAGATCATCCTATCCTACGGCTTCGATGAGATTATAAACCCTGAGATAGTTGAAGAGTCAGAAGTCTACAGGCAATACGGGCCTGAAGCGCCGGTAATTTTAGACCGCTGCTTCTATCTGGCAGGTCTTCCTAGACCTGAACTAGGGCTTGGCGGGGGGAAGCTCCAGAAGATAAAGGAAGTAATCCCAAACCTCACCGAGAATGAGACAGAGGAGCTGAAGCGGATCTTCAGAGCTTACAAGGAGGGAAAGATTGGTGGGGAAGACCTTGTCGAAGAGATAGTCACAAAGCTAAGGGTTAAGACAGAGCAGGCAACAGCTGTATTGGCACTTTTCCCTGAGCTGATGAAGCTGCGACCTTTGCCCACAAGACTTGTTCTCCGCTCACATATGACAGCCCTCTGGTTCCCCGTATTATCTCGTCTTCAAAACGTTGAGGTGTTGCCCATAAAGAAGTTCTCAATTGGGGTCAAGTATCGAAGAGAGCAGAAACTTGACCCGTTTCACCTCTATGCCTCATCTGTCGCATCCCTAGTGGTTATGAATGACGAGATAACTTTAGAGGATGGGGAGGAGCTGACAAAGGCTATCCTCCTCGAGTTAGGTTTTAAGGACGCCAAGTTTGTTGTCAAGAAAGCAACCGGCAAATACTACGCCCCTCAAATGGAGGAGGAAGTCTTCATAAAATTTAAAGATCAATGGGTCGAGGTGGGGGACATGGGGCTCTACTCGCCAGTCTCCTTAGCTAACTATGATATCAAGTATCCCGTATTCAATGTCGGCCTCGGCGTTGAAAGGATCACCATGATTATGCACTGTGTCAACGACATTAGGGAGTTGATGTATCCTCACTTCTACCTCAAAAAAGAATACGAGGACACAGAGTTAGCGCAGATGATTCAGGTCGCCGAGAAGCCATCAACCGTTGAGGGTGAAAAAATATTAGAAGCCATCATAAATACCGCCATACAAAAAGCAGATGAGCCTAGCCCTTGCGAATTCCTCGCCTATAAAGGTGAAATGGCAGGGAAGAAACTTGAAGTCTTTGTATACGAGCCGGATAATGGCGCAAAGTTGCTTGGGCCCGCAGCCCTAAATACCATCTACGTCTATAACGGTAACATCTTGGGAATTCCGAAGGCAGGGATGGATAACATCCCAATAATCCGGGAGGCTAGAGTGAGAGGAGTCTCGACTGGGATAAGATATGTTGATGGAGTGGCTTCCCTGGCAGTCGCGAAGATAGAAAGGGCGGTAAAGGACGACCAACCACTTGAGATCAACCTCCGCGTCAAGATGGTCAAACTTCCGAGCGACGTAAATCTTAAAATTAACGAGATTGCTGAGCAGTATATAACTGCCGAGCACAAAAAGATAATGGTTAAAGGGCCAGCTTTCATAGGGATCAAGGCTAAGCTGACGCCGAAGCAATGAAATTTGGCAGTTTATCTGTGGCTATCATGAACGGTGGCCGATAGCTGAGAGGACTTTAGGCTACTTAGTTTCGGAGGAGCTGGACGTTACTACCATGGTCAAGGTTGACCGAATGTTGCGCATTTGCCTTATCTTTGAGAAGATATACTCTTTGAGTTTATCTAGAGATTCAGCCTCAACCTTTACAATTATGTCGTAAATCCCATAGACCACATATACTTCTTTAACGTTTGAGAGTTTCTTCAACTCTTCAACAACTTCCTCCTCGGATCCTAACTCTGCGTTTATAAGAACAAACGCAAGTGGCAAACTGTAAGGCACCTCAAAACATGATGAGGGAATCATATATATCTCTGTTTCGGTTCCAACTTCTAGCGAACAATTATTCTAACGAATCAGTTGAGTGGAATTCCCTCACCTCTATCAATTGGGCCAGGGCTATTTGTCATCAAAGGCGAGGCTATCCAAGATTATAAGATTAACAGTAGGATCATTCCAAGTAGCCAGAGAAGGATCACTAGGAACTTTCTGCGTATGACCAACTTGGATTTGATTGATTTGGAGGTTTTAGCGACCTTAATCGGCGCCGCCGATATGGTTGCTTCATCGTAAACTGTGTTTCTGTCTAGTGAAGTTACCTTGACGGATGTTACTCCTAACGGAATAGCTCTCTTTGTGAAGCCTTGTTCTGCAGCCAACCATTCTAACTCCTGCACGAGCTTGTCGCCTCTATAAAACTGGATTAGCACGCCAACCCTTTCAGTTGTATTGTTCCGTATGGAGACGCCAGAAGTCATCGCCTGCACTATCTCTATCTTCTTAGGCTGTACCGTATCATCACTTGACGTACTCACGAACTCCTCACCGAAGATATTAGAACTTATGATTTCCCTATCAAATAATTAACACTTTCCAGACTTAATTCTTACCTTGGAGCTTGCTGAGGTTGAAGAGCCTGAGTGATTAAATCGCATATAGGCGTGAGGTATGAAGGTCTCCAATAAAATTGGCTGAAAATAACTCCAGCGTAGCGTACGCATTAATAATATATACTTGTCTTTCCACTCAAGGCTAAAGCCATCCTATTCGTCTCAGGATGAAAATTGCCATCACGGCGATTAATGCTTGAACAACTATCACGGCTGGGTATGCCCACGGTATTCGTAACTCTGGCATATACTCAAAATTCATGCCGAAGTGGCTTGCAATTAGAGTGGGTATCATAAGGATAAGTGTTAGCGCGGTAAGCCTTTTAACAACATCGTTAAGCCTCTCAATTCTCCGATTAAGCTCTCTTGTGGTTTGCATCTCATAGTCCCATGCAATTTCTCTAAGCATACTTAATCTATGCCTACATCTATCCAGTAATCCGTTGCTTTCAGCGATCAGTATGCTGTAGTCGAAAGATAGATACCGCGTTTCAACCTCCCTTATTTGTCTCTCTTCCAACCTTAATAGGATATCATGGAAATCTTCAACTTTATCGATGAGGCGTTCGAACTCCAAAGTGAGGTCGCGGTACCGCTTTGCATCAAAATCCTCTTCAAGCCCCCTCATACAGTTTATAAGGGCTTCTAGCTTCGTCCTGTAGCTGAGTAACACTTTGTTCAATGTTAGAAAGGCAAGGACTGTGCTCTTGCCATATGGCTTGCCATAAACTCTATCGTAAGTTTTGAAGGCATCCACTGGTGGGGGGCTCTTTGTGTATAAGAAAGCCTCTCTTTCACTCAAGAATAGTATATTATTGAAATCTCCCTCGTAATCTTTGAGGAGCAAGATCAGATTCTGATCTGAGCTCTTTAGGAAGTTTACGTTTAATTTGCTCAGAGACTGAAAGTCGAAGATGAACCCTGTCTCATCTACAGCCCTCTTGAAAAGCTCAAGATCGTCGAAGATCAGAAGCCCAGCTCTATACTCTACAGCCTGCATCCTCCCACCGCGTAACGCTTCTTAAAACTTCATTTATACGCTTATCGGTCAGCATGGTCAATAAATTATTCAGGAACCCTAGGGTTTAATGGGTTCAAGAGATTTAAGACGCATTTCGCATTGTTGTGGCGTGCTAGCTTAAGTCTTGAATAATTTGATACCTTTCTCCACGTATCGCCTATAAAGGTCAGGCTTATCTAGGCAGGTGTCGCAGATACAGTTAAGGGGAATGTCTTGTGTTTTGCATTCACCATAGAAACGGCACTCACTGCATGGGAACGATCTCCCGCAAATAAAGCAGCTTTGGGCAAATGTCACCTCCTCACCTATGATCTCAGCTAAGGCAGCCTTCACGTGCTCTATGCGGTCTAGGTCGCTGATGAAGAAGGTCCTAGCCTGCCTATCGTAACCTACACCGATCCTCATCAACTCGATAAACTTCTCCTTCCCAACAAAAGGAAGCTTGAACCCATCCTTCGTTATAACCTTCAATCTCTACCCCACCTCAAATCCTTAACAGCCTGTTTAGCCTCCACACCTAGATAGCCAACCTCCTCCTCACCTAAACCCAGCCACTCAGCTATACGTGAGGCTTCATCCGGAGCTCTCTTAAAAATGAGCCTAAAGAAAGGCAGAAAACTCTCAGCAGCCTTCCGCTTAGAGAGGTGACATTTGGCACCCACATAACCGCAAATCCTCTCACGGATCTCCCGCTGGCCTCTCATTCGACTTAGCAGGATGAACTTTTGGGGCGGGAACTTGTAGGCGGCTGGCTGGTATTGGTGCCGCCTAGCCGAGGCTACACCCATAGTCATCTGTTCCAACGCATAGCCGAGGAGCCCATAGTCTTGGGTTCGTTTTATACGTCCAAAGTAAATATCAGCCCTCGAAAGTTTCTCGTAGGCATTTGCGACTTCCTCAAGATCACCATACTGGTAAGGTAGATTCTCGTGGATACTTTGGAAAAGTGTTTCATAGTCTACCTGAGAATCCAGCTGAGATCTTCTTGCCTCTTCAGGGGTATCAGCCAAAAAGATGCCCTTCAATGTCTCGAATATACTTAACTGTCTATCACGCTGTTTCTGAATCTTTAGGTCGCTAACCCTTACCTCTCCATGAGGCTCTGCCGCGGCTTGAAGGTCGTTAATCGCAGATCTAACATCGCCTTGGCTTCTCACGGCAATGAGTTGTAGAGCATCCTTTTCAGCTTTAACGCCCTCCCTAATACAGATCTCTTCAAGGAGGGCTAAGATAGCTGGGGGTCTTACCTCGTAGAACCTGATCGCTTCACAGTACTCGCGTAGCCCGCGTACGCGCGGATCATCTGGGTCGTTAGCAATTAGTACAACTGGTGCTCCCGACTCACTAATCACTTTTGTTACAGCTCCAATTCCACCCTTGTCATCCCGTCCATATATCCCATCGACCTCGTCCAGAAGAATCAGCGTTCCTCTGGAGCCGTAGAAGAACTGTTCCAGTGATGTCTCTTTTGCCGCATGCCCCGCCACCCTCAACACTGCATCCTCAGTACGAGTATCGCTGGCATTCATCTCCACCAGATCGTATGCCAACTCCTTGGCTACCACCTGAACCAACGTCGTCTTACCAACTCCCGGCGACCCGTAGAGTAGGGCAGCTTTGGCGCCAGGCTTCCAAGCTCGGAGCCATCTAAGAAACTTAACTTTTGCCTCCTCGTTGCCTACAACTTGAGCTATATTCTGAGGGCGATATTTCTCAGACCACATAACTCGACTCAAAGTTGAATTCCCGTTTTTGCGCTTAAACGTGAGAGCTGTGCAAGTAGGGCACTGAGTTGGATGTCCTCGTTGGCTCCCTCCGCAAGGCGGAAATCATACTCACCGAGGAGATCTATTAGTTGGATTTGAACTTCTGGTGTAACCTTCAAATTAGCTACTTCCCTGTGGATCTGGCGTATGATGTCTAGCCCAGACATGCCTTGAGTTGCCATTAACTCGTAGAGTAGCTTCCTAGCCTCAAGAAAGTTCCCGCCGAGCGCTGTCTTTACTATCTTCGAGACCTCTTCAGAGCTCGTTTGACCAATCACGTTTAGAACGGTTTTTTTATCAACCGTCTTGCCCAGAACAGCTGCGGCTTGAAGAGTATTGATTGAACGCCGTAGATCCCCGTCGCAGTATTCTACTATCGCGTCTATGGCGTCGGCATGGAGCTCGACCCTCTCCTTCTTAGCTATAAAACGAAGCTGCTCAACTACCGACTCTCTGCTGAGGGCGGCAAAACGAAAGATGGCACATCGACTCTGAATAGGCTCAATAATCTTGCTGGAATAGTTACAGACGAGAATGAAGCGTGAGGTGAGCGAGTTTGCCTCCATTATACGCCTTAGAGCCGTCTGCGCGTCAGCCGTCATCTGGTCGCACTCGTCAAGGATCACTATGCCAAAAGGCACATTAGCCATCGCACCAGTTATATGACGGGTGAAAGTCTTTATGCGCTCACGAACCATTTGAATCCCACGCTCATCAGAGGCGTTAAGCTCTAACGTATAATTCCGCCAACTCTCACCCAAAAGCTGTCGGGCTACGCAAAGCGCCACCGTAGTCTTCCCGTTACCCGGCGGCCCTGCGAAGAGGAGGTGAGGCATCGTGAGAGGCTTCCTCAAGAAGCCCTTAAGGCTTTCAACGATGCTCTCATGGTTAACCACCTCGGCCAAAGTTTTTGGCCTGTACTTCTCAACCCACATGACTGCTTCATCTTGACTCATAGATACCCGCAAAGGGTTAGAGGGCGTTGGGCGTTATAAGGTTAACCGCATGTGCGGTGAGGCTAGCTACTAACGGAGAAGCACTGTGAACAATAGAGCGCTACATTGAAGACTGGGTTAAATCTATTTTTTGGTGGTGTTAGGTTTGGTTTTAGCCGGAAAGATCTTTAAGGTTAGAGAGAAGATCGATCTTGATGCCGTAGCTGCAAAGCTGAAGAATTACCGTGAGGAGGAATCCTACACCGAGGGGGATAAAGAGTTTAGGTTGGTGACGGAGTTCAGAGACCTCTCGCTGCGGAGAAATGTTCTCGAGGGTCTCTATGCTCAGGATAAGATTGTTCATATTCGACACCATGGCGAGCTTGTGCCCGTGCCTAAAACTATCGAGGCGCAATTTGCCTTTACATATGAGCGAGGTCTACTCCTCCTTACAGTCCTTGAAAAGAAATGGAACGCTAACAATATCGCTAACAGGTTGAGTGAAATAATCTTCGCCACCACGGGCTACATTGTAGAGGCTAGGATACCCCAAGAGGCGCTACAGCGCTACCATGAGGGCAATCCTGACGGTACAAAGGTGATATTCTTCGATGAAGTGGACATACCAAACGTCAAGAAACTCTCCCTCTACGGTCCAAGCCTCGCCGACACCGGACTATACTCCGAATACCTTAAGCACGGGAGCATCTGGTATATTGTCATAACCTCTAAACGTTATGGGCATATTGTGGGGATAACCCGCGACGGCATTGTCACCATCTTCAACCGGCTTGACCCCTCAGGCTTCTTTAGCTATGTGGCAGAAGAGATTTACCCACTCGTCGAGTGAGTGATTCAGAAATGGTGAATATTTGATATTTAGCGGCGGAATCACGGCAACTGTAAACGTAATGTTTATTATAACTGGTGTCTGTCTTTACCTCCGTAGTGAATGTTTTATGGAAGAGCTTGAAGGGGAAACGCGGCGTAAGCTGAAGAGTTCATCCAAGTTCGTTAAGATCCCCCTCATAATTCATATGGTTATGAAACGTGAGAGTGCCTTCGCACTCCAGATTGAGCATCTTCAGGTGAAGAGAACTACCATCTGTATACCTAGGAATAGTTTCTCCCTAGAAGCTGAGGAGATTGGCGACTATATAAAAGAGATCTACCCGACGGCTAAGTCCTTCGTCATACAGTATGAGAAAAGAGGCGAGGAAACGGTTCCATTCTGCGCTCAGCTCTTCATGACGCGAAAGATAGATGAAGTCTTATAGCTCTTTAAAAGCCATTCATGGAAACTTAGGATGTCGGGGTCGCCGAGCTTAGAATCGCTAGAAACCTATGTCTATGCCTCCTCAAGGCTTCTAATGCAGCCAGGGTCTGGATACAAATAATTGCCAGCGTAGCCATAAGCCCTAGCCCTACACCCGCCACATATATACCTGTAACCGCATCTTCCACAACGCCCCACAAGTTTATCGCGGTTCCTTAAATCGTTAAGTATCGGGGAGTTCACCCAGAGGTCTTCAAAACGTTCCCTGCGCAAGTTGCCTAGGGGAATAGGCATGAAAACGCAAGGTATGAGAACCCCATCTGGGTTAAGCCCGCAGTAGACCCTCCCCGCCCCACAACCGCCAATATAGCCAGCGACCTCCGTAGTAACGTCTGGCAGGTTACCGTAGTGAGTCGTGGGTATTAGTGCAGAGTTTCTGCACTGACTGGCGAACTTTTCTTTGAGGGTTTTTGAGTGTTGAATACCAACCCGGCTGAATTGAGGAGCAGTGACGAAGATGTTTGGGCCCCCGTTTATCGTGAAGTCTACCAGCTTCTCGTAGAGGAACTTGAGAAGGTTCTCCCTCTCGGTAGGGCTTAGATCAATGTTTTTGGCATCAAAGGCTCGGCCAGTTGGAATAAAGTTGAAGCAGAGGAAGCCCTTAGCGCCAACTTCTTCGGTGAAACGGACTATTTCAGGGATTTCTGCGAGGTTAATCTTAGTGGCGGTGGTGGCTATTGTGGTGTAAAGGCCTGCCTCTACGCTGTTCCTTATACCTTGGATCGCCTTCTCCCATGCGCCGCTAACTCCCCGAA from Candidatus Bathyarchaeia archaeon includes:
- the sepS gene encoding O-phosphoserine--tRNA ligase, giving the protein MKAFREFFKTSEAKSKYQRWRQSKVSNMVEFDVKAIKAKAKKNYEDAWLETKGLLAKRGRSIFWNRTQGRTHPVSDMIWKLRQIILSYGFDEIINPEIVEESEVYRQYGPEAPVILDRCFYLAGLPRPELGLGGGKLQKIKEVIPNLTENETEELKRIFRAYKEGKIGGEDLVEEIVTKLRVKTEQATAVLALFPELMKLRPLPTRLVLRSHMTALWFPVLSRLQNVEVLPIKKFSIGVKYRREQKLDPFHLYASSVASLVVMNDEITLEDGEELTKAILLELGFKDAKFVVKKATGKYYAPQMEEEVFIKFKDQWVEVGDMGLYSPVSLANYDIKYPVFNVGLGVERITMIMHCVNDIRELMYPHFYLKKEYEDTELAQMIQVAEKPSTVEGEKILEAIINTAIQKADEPSPCEFLAYKGEMAGKKLEVFVYEPDNGAKLLGPAALNTIYVYNGNILGIPKAGMDNIPIIREARVRGVSTGIRYVDGVASLAVAKIERAVKDDQPLEINLRVKMVKLPSDVNLKINEIAEQYITAEHKKIMVKGPAFIGIKAKLTPKQ
- the twy1 gene encoding 4-demethylwyosine synthase TYW1 — protein: MSGVELQTRQLVEGDYLSNILKREKYQLIGSHSAVKKCRWLHESLVNKRPCYKQKFYGISSHRCVQMTPTLYNCTLRCLFCWRLQPSDLGLEFDETRLDMPDEPSFIVEKAIEAQRRILSGYKTHKKIDPERYGEALNPKHAAISLSGEPTLYQSLGDLLREFHRRGMTTFLVTNGTQPKALARLSHEPSQLYLSLYAYDESVFERICRPQVTDGWKNIKESLDLLRSFKCPTVIRLTLVRGLNLQKPDGYAKLILKGCSTYVEAKSYMYVGFSRRRLRFENMPTHEEILSFSRELSRLTGYKLIDESVESRVVLLSSMDKPKKLG
- the argF gene encoding ornithine carbamoyltransferase, encoding MVKHIGSMLDVTKEEVDKYYARTKELKDGLKKGQRPPLLREKTLATVWERPSLRTRVSFEVGMAQLGGHMLMLKAYPKEAADIIFGEDVRDQANVLSSMCDLIAARVYSHKTIEGLCKYSTVPVLNMMSDEAHPMQALTDMYTVLEHKGKLKGLTMAYMGDGQGNTAQDNAVAATMMGMNFILCCPDYDKVKGQIPDSLGYPLPKYWDVAKEHAKKTGAELKIEHDPIKAVKNADVIYTDTWIAMDKPEEKAAQEAIKKVFMPYQVNAALLKHAKPDTIIMHCLPAYKGNEITADMFDHPNCRIYQQAENRLHVQKGIMVTLLGA
- a CDS encoding Lrp/AsnC ligand binding domain-containing protein, yielding MPLAFVLINAELGSEEEVVEELKKLSNVKEVYVVYGIYDIIVKVEAESLDKLKEYIFSKIRQMRNIRSTLTMVVTSSSSETK
- a CDS encoding MBL fold metallo-hydrolase translates to MVEVKVLRTGWFKFLKGGDGCEAMCTVSLLSDGGKYILVDTGGPGEGCEIVRLLEGEELAPEDIDYVVITHYHPDHVGNMCLFSGATFVDGVESFKGSSYTFYSGEFLLTDKVKIIPTPGHCSNDDCSVIVDGEAGVVAIVGDLFWSNQRDEPPFIFDHASLRKKREEIIQVADFIIPGHGGMFKVDKNRHKR
- the pyrI gene encoding aspartate carbamoyltransferase regulatory subunit — its product is MAEGELRVKKIRDGTVIDHITAGNALAVLRILGVKGREGVVVSLLMNAPSEKLGKKDIVKIEGRELSQSEVDKIALLAPRATINIIRDYEVVDKKEVRIPRIIKEILKCPNPTCITNSREPVKTTFIVQREDPPLLKCYYCGNLVEKEMILSQF
- a CDS encoding CorA family divalent cation transporter; translation: MQAVEYRAGLLIFDDLELFKRAVDETGFIFDFQSLSKLNVNFLKSSDQNLILLLKDYEGDFNNILFLSEREAFLYTKSPPPVDAFKTYDRVYGKPYGKSTVLAFLTLNKVLLSYRTKLEALINCMRGLEEDFDAKRYRDLTLEFERLIDKVEDFHDILLRLEERQIREVETRYLSFDYSILIAESNGLLDRCRHRLSMLREIAWDYEMQTTRELNRRIERLNDVVKRLTALTLILMIPTLIASHFGMNFEYMPELRIPWAYPAVIVVQALIAVMAIFILRRIGWL
- the pyrB gene encoding aspartate carbamoyltransferase, yielding MDFSGRDIVSIKDFSREEIDYILKVSGEMEHTSKTSLKMLAGKIMGTLFFEPSTRTRLSFETAMKRLGGDVIGFAEPATSAVQKGETLADTIRVVENYLDVIVLRHPLEGSARLAADYASVPVINAGAGAEEHPTQALLDLYTIYKELGKIDGLNIGLLGDLRYGRTVHSLAYALSLYNVNLYLISPAELGMRREVLEAVRGKFKIIEESQKLEDFLPVLDVLYVTRIQKERFPDQAEYEKVRGAYKITPATLKGSKDSLIIMHPLPRVDEIHPDVDYTRHAVYFRQVRSGLVTRMALLAMVLGAI